A single Anopheles arabiensis isolate DONGOLA chromosome 2, AaraD3, whole genome shotgun sequence DNA region contains:
- the LOC120895874 gene encoding uncharacterized protein LOC120895874 isoform X2, producing MSGDTQAKKRKDKKRKKDDEDTVKETTVHAPKQPSAGAAQAAKEPGDVQMHIQSDHGTGGHWCAKVVFFILLAGLGALIGLIIMENQGVSNEDTPLSESRYSEFFNGWVDENRQDDHHHDEVLAAINSLDDHDDEGDAHHAVEDHDGGDDDGHDQDGDDDDHDDGAPYAEEEDHDDDEDGTEVQDDDEDEGPASKLDDDEVEEIYTQQEAAEQQQAAAADDDDDGDDDGQDDDDEDDDAGANDQTNAVDDDDNDDDDDDKKNEETVVGQDNDDDNDQDQDDDDDDDQNDKTEAEDETENEPAGNADDDDDNQNEAANEDDDDDQDDTPFDEVKRSNALNDNSNQNAPTINEDTVQTSVPEPERNQVPVTTTVPSTEGVVTGDTLKDQMDELVRNYNKLAESLDVPKVEEVVDVPDTIAAQANEDANDDGDEEEILEVTRGSQLANDDDDDDVDDDDAAFNELVDNDGGEEEYLEKLRAEQQRRAAAEEERRAAAEPEEETSLTVKIFVGVALLGAAHLLLTSPRAPTKKPTNQSDDKSNPKVDHVRSDGAVPANDSVAEQKNAPNVQMTATKTVLDDFVYAGPTEQLLSEQQEEVIEGNVIIFDDNDDAERYSGDDYEYELDELEEAEEEAEPEEDAEEQLLIKQEQEIGAFVPITFEDFSSMYRAPAEPEAVPLQSHQEAALPVQPPPPTNERHSSKKTAKDSLLARSKPPKGAFNKLIYGLHKDPIVIPPDGTEQQQTGAAPVERAENVSAKGEAKTVLTALLAEIPSPPVERVHEHHLPKLVVPPAGTSPGRARTPSPTGQRAARERHVEFLLPVQQPEFELDEPAEFELERSSPAGDNGSKENLFVPDTSEEEELEPNEYAEQYSEYAEEQDEEELAYEEEEELIDDIDSVLLNQYGSDEEEEPLTDDNIPPGGDDEEEASDVDDTDLMRRLEEKYGKLPATGSAASPAATPTEGNDEEDEATAAGWTKIPSRAEEADRSYQEELRRAEQQLDENKPQEALAAFDRILLRTPNSIDALIGRARSLDALAEQRRSNAMLTEAIAAYRKVIEHELSVDDGTLKTVAERCIDRMRFQGQHAQAIEVHNVLIRRFDNEPLYRNQLAVSYLYLNRLAEAKAVLHETLLRWIDNGFALVHYGFVLKTLDQNMELAAQYLQEGIDTGHPGTQDGRFYFQLGDALQRLGRNSEALAVYRKGVQKKLFRSVYQRSLYNVDGLAARPYWTEEQTTHATELELIRAKWREVRDEGLKLLTGAGVFVNESENLRDRGDWKQLELFSRGARVERNCARAPYTCRLVEQYFPAARTCKRGQVKFSVMHPGTHVWPHCGPTNCRVRAHLGLRVPPGTYIRVAEETRSWENGKWLIFDDSFEHEVWHNGTETRLVLIVDFWHPELTESQRRTLSPI from the exons ATGTCTGGTGACACGCAGGCCAAGAAGCGGAAGGataagaagaggaagaaag ATGATGAAGATACGGTGAAGGAAACGACGGTCCATGCACCGAAGCAACCGTCGGCCGGCGCTGCCCAGGCCGCGAAGGAACCGGGCGATGTGCAGATGCACATCCAGAGCGACCACGGCACTGGCGGCCACTGGTGTGCGAAGGTCGTGTTCTTCATCCTGCTGGCCGGTCTCGGTGCACTGATTGGGCTGATCATTATGGAAAATCAGGGCGTCTCGAACGAGGACACGCCACTGTCGGAATCTCGGTACTCGGAGTTCTTCAACGGTTGGGTGGACGAAAACCGGCAGGACGATCATCACCACGATGAAGTGCTGGCCGCCATCAACTCGCTGGACGATCACGACGATGAGGGTGATGCGCATCACGCAGTGGAAGATCACGATGGTGGTGACGATGATGGACACGATCAGGacggagatgatgatgatcatgatgatggtgcacCGTACGCAGAGGAGGAAGATCACGACGATGATGAGGACGGTACGGAGgtgcaggatgatgatgaggatgaagGACCGGCATCGAAGCTGGATGACGATGAGGTAGAGGAGATCTACACTCAGCAGGAAGCAgccgaacaacaacaagcggctgctgctgatgatgatgatgatggagatGACGATgggcaggatgatgatgacgaggaCGATGATGCCG GTGCCAACGATCAAACCaatgctgttgatgatgatgataatgatgatgatgatgatgataagaaGAATGAGGAAACAGTTGTTGGACaggataatgatgatgataacgaCCAGGACcaggatgacgacgacgatgacgatcaaAATGACAAAACTGAGGCGGAAGATGAGACTGAAAACG AACCCGCTGGAAATgctgacgacgatgacgacaatCAGAATGAAGCAGCaaatgaggatgatgatgacgatcagGATGATACTCCATTCGATGAAGTT AAGCGATCTAATGCTTTGAATGATAATTCTAACCAAAACGCTCCAACGATCAACGAAGACACAGTGCAAACATCTGTCCCTGAACCGGAACGAAATCAGGTGCCTGTAACGACAACTGTCCCGTCAACCGAAGGAGTAGTTACGGGCGACACGCTCAAAGATCAAATGGACGAGTTAGTTCGAAACTATAACAAACTAGCGGAGTCGTTAGACGTACCGAAGGTTGAGGAGGTTGTCGATGTTCCGGACACGATCGCGGCACAGGCGAATGAG GACGCGAACGATGACGGTGATGAAGAAGAAATTCTGGAAGTTACCCGTGGATCTCAGCTAGcaaacgacgatgacgacgatgatgtggatgatgatgatgctgcatTCAACGAGCTCGTGGACAACGACGGAGGAGAAGAGGAATATCTGGAGAAGCTCCGTGCAGAGCAGCAGCGACGTGCAGCAGCGGAAGAAGAACGCAGAGCCGCTGCCGAGCCGGAAGAGGAAACTTCAC TTACCGTAAAGATCTTTGTCGGTGTCGCACTGCTCGGTGCTGCCCATCTTCTCTTAACTAGTCCACGTGCCCCTACGA AAAAACCAACCAATCAAAGCGACGATAAATCCAACCCGAAGGTAGATCATGTACGTTCCGACGGTGCCGTACCGGCAAACGATAGTGTCGCCGAGCAAAAGAATGCACCGAACGTGCAAATGACCGCTACCAAAACGGTACTGGACGATTTTGTTTATGCAGGTCCAACGGAACAACTGTTATCGGAACAACAGGAGGAAGTGATCGAAGGCAATG TGATCATATTCGACGATAACGACGATGCTGAACGTTACTCTGGCGATGACTACGAGTACGAGCTGGATGAATTGGAAGAGGCCGAAGAAGAGGCGGAACCCGAAGAGGACGCGGAAGAGCAGTTGCTCATCAAGCAGGAGCAAGAAATAGGAGCCTTTGTACCGATCACGTTCGAGGATTTTAGCTCCATGTACCGAGCACCAGCCGAACCCGAAGCTGTTCCGTTGCAAAGCCACCAGGAAGCGGCCTTGCCCGTTCAGCCACCACCGCCCACAAACGAACGACATTCGTCCAAGAAAACGGCAAAAGATTCCCTGCTTGCGCGCAGCAAACCACCAAAGGGAGCGTTTAACAAACTCATCTACGGGCTGCACAAGGACCCGATCGTAATACCGCCCGACGggacggagcagcagcaaaccggGGCGGCACCAGTGGAACGAGCCGAAAATGTAAGTGCGAAGGGTGAGGCAAAGACCGTCCTGACGGCACTGCTTGCGGAAATCCCCTCACCACCGGTTGAGCGCGTTCACGAACACCACCTCCCAAAGCTTGTTGTCCCTCCCGCGGGAACGTCACCAGGTCGCGCGCGAACACCGTCGCCAACGGGCCAGCGAGCTGCAAGGGAAAGGCACGTTGAGTTTCTGTTGCCCGTGCAACAGCCCGAGTTCGAGCTGGACGAGCCGGCGGAGTTTGAGCTGGAGCGCTCCTCGCCCGCCGGTGACAATGGCAGCAAGGAGAACCTGTTCGTGCCGGACACCAGCGAAGAGGAGGAGCTGGAACCGAACGAGTACGCGGAACAGTACAGCGAGTACGCGGAGGAGCAGGACGAGGAGGAACTCGCgtacgaggaggaggaagagctgATCGACGACATCGACTCGGTTCTGCTCAATCAGTACGGttcggacgaggaggaggaaccGCTGACTGACGACAACATTCCGCCGGGTggggacgacgaggaggaggcgTCCGATGTCGACGACACCGATCTGATGCGACGGTTGGAGGAGAAGTATGGCAAGCTGCCGGCGACCGGTAGTGCAGCTTCGCCGGCGGCCACACCGACCGAGGGCAatgacgaggaggacgaggcgACCGCTGCCGGCTGGACAA AAATCCCCTCGAGGGCTGAAGAAGCTGATCGGTCCTACCAGGAAGAACTGAGACGGGCTGAGCAGCAACTCGATGAG AACAAGCCCCAGGAAGCGCTGGCCGCTTTCGATCGTATATTGCTCCGAACGCCCAACTCGATCGATGCGCTAATCGGCCGAGCGCGATCGTTGGATGCACTGGCAGAGCAGCGGCGCAGTAACGCGATGCTGACGGAAGCGATCGCCGCCTACCGGAAGGTGATCGAGCACGAGCTGTCGGTCGACGACGGCACGCTCAAAACGGTAGCCGAACGGTGCATCGATCGTATGCGCTTCCAGGGCCAGCACGCGCAAGCGATCGAGGTGCATAACGTGCTGATTCGACGATTCGACAACGAACCGCTGTATCGGAATCAGCTCGCCGTAAGCTACCTTTACTTGAACAG ACTTGCCGAAGCTAAAGCCGTACTGCACGAGACGCTTCTCCGCTGGATCGACAATGGCTTTGCGCTGGTACACTACGGTTTTGTGCTGAAAAcgctcgaccaaaacatggaACTGGCGGCCCAGTACCTGCAGGAGGGCATCGATACGGGCCATCCCGGTACGCAGGACGGCCGGTTCTACTTCCAGCTCGGCGATGCGCTCCAGCGGCTCGGGCGCAACAGTGAAGCGCTCGCCGTCTATCGGAAAGGTGTGCAGAAGAAGCTCTTCCGCTCGGTGTACCAGCGCTCGCTGTACAATGTGGACGGGCTGGCGGCCCGGCCCTACTGGACGGAGGAGCAAACGACGCACGCTACCGAGCTGGAGCTGATCCGCGCCAAGTGGCGGGAAGTGCGCGACGAAGGCCTGAAGCTGCTCACCGGTgccggtgtgtttgtgaacgAGTCGGAAAATCTGCGCGACCGGGGTGACTGGAAGCAGCTGGAGCTGTTCTCTCGAGGGGCCCGCGTGGAGCGAAACTGCGCCCGTGCACCGTACACGTGCCGGCTGGTGGAGCAGTACTTCCCCGCTGCCCGGACATGCAAGCGCGGGCAGGTGAAGTTTAGCGTGATGCATCCCGGGACGCACGTGTGGCCCCACTGCGGACCAACGAACTGTCGGGTGCGGGCGCATCTTGGGTTGCGTGTGCCACCGGGGACCTACATACGGGTGGCCGAAGAAACACG CTCCTGGGAGAATGGCAAGTGGTTAATATTCGACGATAGCTTCGAGCACGAGGTGTGGCACAATGGGACGGAAACACGGTTGGTGTTGATAGTGGATTTTTGGCATCCCGAGCTTACGGAGAGCCAGCGGCGTACCCTGTCACCGATCTAA
- the LOC120895874 gene encoding uncharacterized protein LOC120895874 isoform X1 — translation MSGDTQAKKRKDKKRKKDDEDTVKETTVHAPKQPSAGAAQAAKEPGDVQMHIQSDHGTGGHWCAKVVFFILLAGLGALIGLIIMENQGVSNEDTPLSESRYSEFFNGWVDENRQDDHHHDEVLAAINSLDDHDDEGDAHHAVEDHDGGDDDGHDQDGDDDDHDDGAPYAEEEDHDDDEDGTEVQDDDEDEGPASKLDDDEVEEIYTQQEAAEQQQAAAADDDDDGDDDGQDDDDEDDDAGANDQTNAVDDDDNDDDDDDKKNEETVVGQDNDDDNDQDQDDDDDDDQNDKTEAEDETENVLTNSKTELEDDNDENDDDNDEDNNDNKNAAAEQDNDDENEEDDNKNVDSEEEPAGNADDDDDNQNEAANEDDDDDQDDTPFDEVKRSNALNDNSNQNAPTINEDTVQTSVPEPERNQVPVTTTVPSTEGVVTGDTLKDQMDELVRNYNKLAESLDVPKVEEVVDVPDTIAAQANEDANDDGDEEEILEVTRGSQLANDDDDDDVDDDDAAFNELVDNDGGEEEYLEKLRAEQQRRAAAEEERRAAAEPEEETSLTVKIFVGVALLGAAHLLLTSPRAPTKKPTNQSDDKSNPKVDHVRSDGAVPANDSVAEQKNAPNVQMTATKTVLDDFVYAGPTEQLLSEQQEEVIEGNVIIFDDNDDAERYSGDDYEYELDELEEAEEEAEPEEDAEEQLLIKQEQEIGAFVPITFEDFSSMYRAPAEPEAVPLQSHQEAALPVQPPPPTNERHSSKKTAKDSLLARSKPPKGAFNKLIYGLHKDPIVIPPDGTEQQQTGAAPVERAENVSAKGEAKTVLTALLAEIPSPPVERVHEHHLPKLVVPPAGTSPGRARTPSPTGQRAARERHVEFLLPVQQPEFELDEPAEFELERSSPAGDNGSKENLFVPDTSEEEELEPNEYAEQYSEYAEEQDEEELAYEEEEELIDDIDSVLLNQYGSDEEEEPLTDDNIPPGGDDEEEASDVDDTDLMRRLEEKYGKLPATGSAASPAATPTEGNDEEDEATAAGWTKIPSRAEEADRSYQEELRRAEQQLDENKPQEALAAFDRILLRTPNSIDALIGRARSLDALAEQRRSNAMLTEAIAAYRKVIEHELSVDDGTLKTVAERCIDRMRFQGQHAQAIEVHNVLIRRFDNEPLYRNQLAVSYLYLNRLAEAKAVLHETLLRWIDNGFALVHYGFVLKTLDQNMELAAQYLQEGIDTGHPGTQDGRFYFQLGDALQRLGRNSEALAVYRKGVQKKLFRSVYQRSLYNVDGLAARPYWTEEQTTHATELELIRAKWREVRDEGLKLLTGAGVFVNESENLRDRGDWKQLELFSRGARVERNCARAPYTCRLVEQYFPAARTCKRGQVKFSVMHPGTHVWPHCGPTNCRVRAHLGLRVPPGTYIRVAEETRSWENGKWLIFDDSFEHEVWHNGTETRLVLIVDFWHPELTESQRRTLSPI, via the exons ATGTCTGGTGACACGCAGGCCAAGAAGCGGAAGGataagaagaggaagaaag ATGATGAAGATACGGTGAAGGAAACGACGGTCCATGCACCGAAGCAACCGTCGGCCGGCGCTGCCCAGGCCGCGAAGGAACCGGGCGATGTGCAGATGCACATCCAGAGCGACCACGGCACTGGCGGCCACTGGTGTGCGAAGGTCGTGTTCTTCATCCTGCTGGCCGGTCTCGGTGCACTGATTGGGCTGATCATTATGGAAAATCAGGGCGTCTCGAACGAGGACACGCCACTGTCGGAATCTCGGTACTCGGAGTTCTTCAACGGTTGGGTGGACGAAAACCGGCAGGACGATCATCACCACGATGAAGTGCTGGCCGCCATCAACTCGCTGGACGATCACGACGATGAGGGTGATGCGCATCACGCAGTGGAAGATCACGATGGTGGTGACGATGATGGACACGATCAGGacggagatgatgatgatcatgatgatggtgcacCGTACGCAGAGGAGGAAGATCACGACGATGATGAGGACGGTACGGAGgtgcaggatgatgatgaggatgaagGACCGGCATCGAAGCTGGATGACGATGAGGTAGAGGAGATCTACACTCAGCAGGAAGCAgccgaacaacaacaagcggctgctgctgatgatgatgatgatggagatGACGATgggcaggatgatgatgacgaggaCGATGATGCCG GTGCCAACGATCAAACCaatgctgttgatgatgatgataatgatgatgatgatgatgataagaaGAATGAGGAAACAGTTGTTGGACaggataatgatgatgataacgaCCAGGACcaggatgacgacgacgatgacgatcaaAATGACAAAACTGAGGCGGAAGATGAGACTGAAAACG TTTTGACAAATAGTAAGACAGAATTGGAAGATGacaatgatgaaaatgatgatgataatgatgaagataataatgataataaaaatgcTGCCGCGGAACAGGACAACGATGATGAGAATGAAGAAGATGATAATAAGAATGTAGATAGCGAAGAAG AACCCGCTGGAAATgctgacgacgatgacgacaatCAGAATGAAGCAGCaaatgaggatgatgatgacgatcagGATGATACTCCATTCGATGAAGTT AAGCGATCTAATGCTTTGAATGATAATTCTAACCAAAACGCTCCAACGATCAACGAAGACACAGTGCAAACATCTGTCCCTGAACCGGAACGAAATCAGGTGCCTGTAACGACAACTGTCCCGTCAACCGAAGGAGTAGTTACGGGCGACACGCTCAAAGATCAAATGGACGAGTTAGTTCGAAACTATAACAAACTAGCGGAGTCGTTAGACGTACCGAAGGTTGAGGAGGTTGTCGATGTTCCGGACACGATCGCGGCACAGGCGAATGAG GACGCGAACGATGACGGTGATGAAGAAGAAATTCTGGAAGTTACCCGTGGATCTCAGCTAGcaaacgacgatgacgacgatgatgtggatgatgatgatgctgcatTCAACGAGCTCGTGGACAACGACGGAGGAGAAGAGGAATATCTGGAGAAGCTCCGTGCAGAGCAGCAGCGACGTGCAGCAGCGGAAGAAGAACGCAGAGCCGCTGCCGAGCCGGAAGAGGAAACTTCAC TTACCGTAAAGATCTTTGTCGGTGTCGCACTGCTCGGTGCTGCCCATCTTCTCTTAACTAGTCCACGTGCCCCTACGA AAAAACCAACCAATCAAAGCGACGATAAATCCAACCCGAAGGTAGATCATGTACGTTCCGACGGTGCCGTACCGGCAAACGATAGTGTCGCCGAGCAAAAGAATGCACCGAACGTGCAAATGACCGCTACCAAAACGGTACTGGACGATTTTGTTTATGCAGGTCCAACGGAACAACTGTTATCGGAACAACAGGAGGAAGTGATCGAAGGCAATG TGATCATATTCGACGATAACGACGATGCTGAACGTTACTCTGGCGATGACTACGAGTACGAGCTGGATGAATTGGAAGAGGCCGAAGAAGAGGCGGAACCCGAAGAGGACGCGGAAGAGCAGTTGCTCATCAAGCAGGAGCAAGAAATAGGAGCCTTTGTACCGATCACGTTCGAGGATTTTAGCTCCATGTACCGAGCACCAGCCGAACCCGAAGCTGTTCCGTTGCAAAGCCACCAGGAAGCGGCCTTGCCCGTTCAGCCACCACCGCCCACAAACGAACGACATTCGTCCAAGAAAACGGCAAAAGATTCCCTGCTTGCGCGCAGCAAACCACCAAAGGGAGCGTTTAACAAACTCATCTACGGGCTGCACAAGGACCCGATCGTAATACCGCCCGACGggacggagcagcagcaaaccggGGCGGCACCAGTGGAACGAGCCGAAAATGTAAGTGCGAAGGGTGAGGCAAAGACCGTCCTGACGGCACTGCTTGCGGAAATCCCCTCACCACCGGTTGAGCGCGTTCACGAACACCACCTCCCAAAGCTTGTTGTCCCTCCCGCGGGAACGTCACCAGGTCGCGCGCGAACACCGTCGCCAACGGGCCAGCGAGCTGCAAGGGAAAGGCACGTTGAGTTTCTGTTGCCCGTGCAACAGCCCGAGTTCGAGCTGGACGAGCCGGCGGAGTTTGAGCTGGAGCGCTCCTCGCCCGCCGGTGACAATGGCAGCAAGGAGAACCTGTTCGTGCCGGACACCAGCGAAGAGGAGGAGCTGGAACCGAACGAGTACGCGGAACAGTACAGCGAGTACGCGGAGGAGCAGGACGAGGAGGAACTCGCgtacgaggaggaggaagagctgATCGACGACATCGACTCGGTTCTGCTCAATCAGTACGGttcggacgaggaggaggaaccGCTGACTGACGACAACATTCCGCCGGGTggggacgacgaggaggaggcgTCCGATGTCGACGACACCGATCTGATGCGACGGTTGGAGGAGAAGTATGGCAAGCTGCCGGCGACCGGTAGTGCAGCTTCGCCGGCGGCCACACCGACCGAGGGCAatgacgaggaggacgaggcgACCGCTGCCGGCTGGACAA AAATCCCCTCGAGGGCTGAAGAAGCTGATCGGTCCTACCAGGAAGAACTGAGACGGGCTGAGCAGCAACTCGATGAG AACAAGCCCCAGGAAGCGCTGGCCGCTTTCGATCGTATATTGCTCCGAACGCCCAACTCGATCGATGCGCTAATCGGCCGAGCGCGATCGTTGGATGCACTGGCAGAGCAGCGGCGCAGTAACGCGATGCTGACGGAAGCGATCGCCGCCTACCGGAAGGTGATCGAGCACGAGCTGTCGGTCGACGACGGCACGCTCAAAACGGTAGCCGAACGGTGCATCGATCGTATGCGCTTCCAGGGCCAGCACGCGCAAGCGATCGAGGTGCATAACGTGCTGATTCGACGATTCGACAACGAACCGCTGTATCGGAATCAGCTCGCCGTAAGCTACCTTTACTTGAACAG ACTTGCCGAAGCTAAAGCCGTACTGCACGAGACGCTTCTCCGCTGGATCGACAATGGCTTTGCGCTGGTACACTACGGTTTTGTGCTGAAAAcgctcgaccaaaacatggaACTGGCGGCCCAGTACCTGCAGGAGGGCATCGATACGGGCCATCCCGGTACGCAGGACGGCCGGTTCTACTTCCAGCTCGGCGATGCGCTCCAGCGGCTCGGGCGCAACAGTGAAGCGCTCGCCGTCTATCGGAAAGGTGTGCAGAAGAAGCTCTTCCGCTCGGTGTACCAGCGCTCGCTGTACAATGTGGACGGGCTGGCGGCCCGGCCCTACTGGACGGAGGAGCAAACGACGCACGCTACCGAGCTGGAGCTGATCCGCGCCAAGTGGCGGGAAGTGCGCGACGAAGGCCTGAAGCTGCTCACCGGTgccggtgtgtttgtgaacgAGTCGGAAAATCTGCGCGACCGGGGTGACTGGAAGCAGCTGGAGCTGTTCTCTCGAGGGGCCCGCGTGGAGCGAAACTGCGCCCGTGCACCGTACACGTGCCGGCTGGTGGAGCAGTACTTCCCCGCTGCCCGGACATGCAAGCGCGGGCAGGTGAAGTTTAGCGTGATGCATCCCGGGACGCACGTGTGGCCCCACTGCGGACCAACGAACTGTCGGGTGCGGGCGCATCTTGGGTTGCGTGTGCCACCGGGGACCTACATACGGGTGGCCGAAGAAACACG CTCCTGGGAGAATGGCAAGTGGTTAATATTCGACGATAGCTTCGAGCACGAGGTGTGGCACAATGGGACGGAAACACGGTTGGTGTTGATAGTGGATTTTTGGCATCCCGAGCTTACGGAGAGCCAGCGGCGTACCCTGTCACCGATCTAA